A stretch of DNA from Gammaproteobacteria bacterium CG11_big_fil_rev_8_21_14_0_20_46_22:
AAATCCACCCCGCGCTTTTGGGCAATTTCACGAATGAGCGCCGGCCGCACCGCACCCTCTAAGTGCACATGCAGCTCGGCTTTGGGAATCGTGTGAATCGTTGTCATGATGTCTTACCATTTTTTGGGCGCATCATACCGCCTGGGCAGCACAGGCTCAAGCTTAACACGGTTGTCCCATTAAAAGTATTTTGCTTAAATTGACTACAAACGTTCAGTTTTGAGGGGAGGTTGGACGCAAATTTGATGAAACAGCGCAGTGTACATGCAAGTACATGAGCACGTTGAAGAAAATTTGCGTTCAAGATCGACCAAAAATGGACGTTTCCTGTTTTAATGCCAGCCCTGTCAAGCTTAACCTTATAAAGATTTATGCTATGATAAACCCCTGTTGTATAAGGAATCTCAACCATGCGCTACTTCAGCTATGTCATCATCATCATTTTAATTTTGCTCGGCATCACCTTTGCCGTACTTAACTCGGACACCGTGACCGTACACTACTACAGCGGCGAACAAGCCCTGCCACTATCATTACTCATGGCCATCAGTTTCGCGATTGGGATCATCATTGGCGTGCTCGTGATGCTACCGAAAGTCTGGCGACTACGCCTAGAGCGTCGACGCCTTCGCAAAAAACTGAAACACGCCGAACAAGAAATTGAAAACCTCAGGCAGCTACCTGTGAAGGATAATCACCTCTAATGCATGGCGTCTCGCTACTACTGCTACTGTTAGCCGCAGGCTACTTGGGCTGGTACCTTGCTAAGCGAGGCGCCAAACCAACGCGCTTTTCACCAAAGAAAAAAACACCGCGCCGCCTACCCAAAGACTACATCAAGGGCTTAAATTTCTTATTCAACGAAGAACCCGATAAAGCTGTCGATTTATTTATCAAAATGCTCGAGGTTGATTCAGACACGGTTGAAACACATTTAACCCTTGGCGCTCTGTTTCGCAGACGCGGCCAAGTGGATCGCGCGATTCGCATCCACCAAAATCTCATCGCACGCCCCAAGCTTGAAACCGCTTACCGTTTAGAAGCGCTTTTAGCCCTAGCGCAAGACTACCAAAGTGCGGGCGTACTCGATCGTGCTGAAAAACTTTTTCTAGAGCTGATTGACCTAGGTCAGCATTTAAATATCAGCTTAAAATCCTTACTCTCCATTTACGAACAGGAAAAAGAATGGGGCAAAGCCATCGATACGGCAAAGCTATTGATGAACAAATCCAAAGTCGATATGTCTGTTAGGATTGCCCAGTATCATTGCGAGCTTGCCGAAATAGCCTTACACAAGAAAGCCTTTGACACAGCAGAACGCCAGTGTCGA
This window harbors:
- a CDS encoding lipopolysaccharide assembly protein LapB, encoding MHGVSLLLLLLAAGYLGWYLAKRGAKPTRFSPKKKTPRRLPKDYIKGLNFLFNEEPDKAVDLFIKMLEVDSDTVETHLTLGALFRRRGQVDRAIRIHQNLIARPKLETAYRLEALLALAQDYQSAGVLDRAEKLFLELIDLGQHLNISLKSLLSIYEQEKEWGKAIDTAKLLMNKSKVDMSVRIAQYHCELAEIALHKKAFDTAERQCRLALQHNLQCARAQLTLANIYFTQGALDGALKALEIIKHVNNEEAFKLRATIYTQKQDQAALTRAIQDMLEHHPKMHAALEAFSQDKDIDTESKIKTLRELLRETPSLSGLNELIGLQLQTAKAEVKEDLMILHGLAQRLQAEQPDYQCSECGFYSKQAYWQCPSCKNWETLSPAGSNNDKKTQQ